One genomic segment of Mytilus galloprovincialis chromosome 5, xbMytGall1.hap1.1, whole genome shotgun sequence includes these proteins:
- the LOC143074293 gene encoding temptin-like: protein MLRKISLFMLFTIVWSYQKFQMLIPNGDAVPNPCAGQSGIWGGVGHNVAAGGGLNNQFGLDFNSSGKVWTPEFCQKDSDQDGKSNGFELGDADCKWTPGGTPEGIATGHPGVCEPMNSSKCQQVNTNITCSPSNYT, encoded by the exons atgttgagAAAAATAtccttgtttatgttatttactATCGTTTGGAGTTATCAAAAGTTTCAAATGCTAATACCAAATGGAGATGCTGTTCCAAATCCTTGCGCTGGTCAGTCTGGAATATGGGGAGGTGTCGGACATAACGTCGCAGCTGGAGGAGGACTTAACAATCAATTTGGACTG GATTTTAATTCTTCTGGGAAGGTATGGACTCCCGAATTCTGCCAGAAAGATTCTGACCAGGATGGTAAATCTAATGGATTTGAGCTTGGTGATGCTGATTGTAAATGGACACCAGGGGGAACTCCTGAAGGGATAGCCACAGGACATCCTG gtGTATGCGAGCCAATGAATAGTTCAAAGTGCCAAcaagtaaatacaaatataacctGCTCACCGAGCAATTATACATAA